The window GACACACACGGCGTGGAATGTATACTTTAAATTCTCCCAATTTTACTATCCGAATATTGCTTGCCTTGAAAAGCAGACAACTGTTTTTCTGATACTTTAGCTGTAGCCTTCACCACCACATTATTAGAGATATAAGATGGAGGTTCGCGCTGCGACAGAGACAAGCGACCAAGACATAAAGGTGGAGGTTCGCGCTGCGACAGAGACAAGCGACCGAGACAGAAGACCGCGACCGGAGACCGCGACCATCACTTGACCATCAGGCAACATATAAGCGACAGTTCGCGGTAAGACAGAGACAGGCGACAGAGACGCGAGAGGTCTCTGTCTCTTCGCGAACTGTCGCTTTAAGACCGCGACCGGAGACCGCGACTATCACTTTTGATCATAGGCAACATTCGTTACCTACATAACTACGTCATACTAACAACAAAAGAATCACGGCGCCGTATTTCGGCACCGTACACCGTACAGCCGAGCGAAACGCCGGAAATATAGGTTCCGATTCAGTATTACCTCGATATGTAGATGGAAAGCGCAGTATGCGCTCACGCGAATTAGGACGAGGATATAAAAAGCATAGAAGAGTTAATATTCATCAAAATAAAAGATAAAGAAAAGGGTACACAGTTCGATCTGTAATGTATCATTTTAAATTGAGCAATTTCAaatgtacctaccaataccATTATGCCTGCTGAAATAATAACACCTTTTCACCTCAAGTTTGCTTAGTAGCCCGTTTTTTGtcctattaaaaaatatatatgaggGTCTTCTTCGCCTGTCGATACCTATTTCCAACAGATAACTAATGGATGACTGTATATACTTGCTGATATCGCAACCGGAACGAATGAGGATTGCATCGCAGCCAATGTCACAGATAACACTACCGTGGCATAACAATAACACGTACGTTCATAGGTAGATATGACGTGTTCTGTATGCACGTTCTTTAATGACTACTAGTTTTCAATAGTATACATGTATTAACAAAGTGTGGACTTGAGGTGCTCAAGTAGAGCGGAGCTAAATTGGAAAACTGTAACTCTGTGctacgttatttatttattttcaccacaccagctcggaaagaattactttgcacttcaaaaatgaatagcaaagttgcattttatccacatgtgaggcaaagtaatcaaatgcaaattttgagttgttttcttatgtttgctggtagaattgacttttaaatgatgatttttgatgataaatatctaataacattcatttggatttgatttggtttgattttgtttgatattttacatttaatatttacttcgggttggtgtggtgaaaaattttgtgtttcactcgcggggcaaattttgtttaaccctcgtgctttgaaaccctcgcaacgctcaagattccatttttcgaatctttcgcttgctcgggtatcaatattagcacgagcggttaaacaacaactttgcccccttgtaaaacaaataactattttaaatcCTCTTCCTCTTTTTTAAGTCAGTTCAAAACAGCCTGATGTAAAACCTTCTTCCTAAAACCAGATCATTAAAATCCCCTCCATTCATAGATTGCTAAAGTCTATATATAATTCTATATATTCCCTTAAAAATGTGCTTTGATAATAAAGGAGAAAAAtcaatatacagtgtggaaagataagtcgggccctggagggaaactaccttaaatccttaagctggctcattttacttaaaggagacattcctttatttctaaaaagaaacaaaactgcattcaaagattttctaaaactcgcttgcctcgcccgggactcgaaccgacttaaaattccaaaaaatatatactcgcaattttattgtactagtcgataaagttaatgttaatgataacgtttctccaagaaacattaggtcttacactcgtctgtcgtacaaaatatccataaaatgtaatatttcgtACTCaacatttttttagacaagcaaaattgaagaaaaaaagaaaaaatcgttgaatgcagttttgtttctttttaaaaataaaggaatgtctcctttaagtaaaatgagccagcttaaggatttaaggtagtttccctccacggcccgacttatctttctaCCCTGTATATTATATCACAATCTCAATATCTTGTCCAAACATCGATCGACCATGATGTTCCGTATCCGAATTTAATAATTCACACCTCAGACATGAATGCATTTTCTGCAGGCATTAATTGAGTCGTTTCCATTAAAAATCTACATCactgtaatattttaattaaacccCGGCTTCATAGCGGACAACAAAACAGACATGACAGCATTAAAACATTTCATTGATATCGTATCGACATTTATGTATGCCAATAAAAAGGTCGGGAATATTTCAATCGAGATATTTATGTAACGGTGTTTTACGGTATGATTGTTTTGGAGTTCAGATTGAGCACATATTTATGttgttttaacatttttattggTATCAATTTACAAACAGTTACGTTATTGTATGTTACATTTACATGATATATTTCttatatgtaattaaatataacgAGTTTAGATGTTATGAAAAGATTTTGAGTTCCTCAATATGTATAAAAGTAAATAGGATTTTGAATTAAAAGTCCCTATGACTTACCTATGatataattttacaaaaaaaactaaGATATATCTCTCATCAAATATGATATTTGAATCAGACCACAACCAATGTTAAATATATAGTTTGGCCAACCATTTACTTTTAGTCACTAGAAAAGGCACTCAATTTCAAAATTGTCAGTGCCGAAGTTGACCTTCAGATATTTATATGCGCCGTGGCTAAACTAATTGATTTCTAGATACAGAATCAATTATTTTCTCATTCATCAGGAAATTGTATCTTCTTTAGCGCCTGCAAAATCTGAATCTTAGCTTCAAATTTCTGTCTAtcgtcgaattttccaaaagtTTTCAACAGTGACAGCAAAAATAGTTTATCTTCCTCACAATTTAAAGAATTCAAACTAACACCTTCAACAATCTCAGTGTTTTGAAACGGGTTTTCTGCTTTCAGTTCTTCCTGAGGCTCTATGACCATAATATTATCATCATCCTCATATTCACTGGGACTGGGACATTCAGTTTTGATTTCATTGGAATCATTGTTGACTTCACTCTGATTATCCACATGGTCAGTTGTGTCAGCATGATGATTTGAAGAGGTTACAGCCATAATTTTTTCCATTTCTTTCTTTTGTTCCTTACTTAATAGGAAAAGCATTCTGTTGAAGTATTCGTATCTCTTTCTGCGTTTCATTTCTCTGCCATCTAATATGTCTTTGTATTCTTTCTTCTGAAAAGACATTTCCCTTCCAAAGCAGGTTCGGAGGTTTTTCCAGCGTTTTTTAAGCTCCCTtcctgtaataaaaaaattaggtatCATAACTAAATATTCCTGGATTGACATGCAAGTATAGGAACGAATGAAAAGAGCAAAACACGAAATATttaagagcgatagagaggcaaataaggattttttttttgcggtaggccctctagtAGTAAATGTGAAAATAGGCATAGTGTCCTGCGCAATACAAAATCTCAATGTACGCCCTGTATATCTTTGTAGTACCATCAAAAAAGAAATAACTATATTGACCGTAACATGAATCTTATTCCTTTGTGATTAAGGTCTTTTTTAGGCATTTTAGCGACTCACTTGCCCACAGTTCATAACAATCTCAAAGAATTCCCTATGGACTATTTTCCTTTgcttaaataacagaaaattCCCTACAGTGCAAAGTCAATTTCACACTTTTAAAGCTTCACGCGATTTTGGACTTTAAGAACTATAGTTGTGAATGCATTATAGAATGGAAAGTGAAAATCAATGCCAATGAAAGCAAGAATGGAGGCAACTTAGGAATATAAGATGAAAAGTAAAAGTATGTTCAGAGAGAGTGagtattaataaaatatgataaCAATTGTGTACTTTTacttggtacagtcagcaacgacgcaatttaatgtcaataacAGATGGTTTAAAATGGCTAAATATATTGCAACATACTCTTTGCTGCGTATCTTCAGGCGAGCGAGCTAAAATGTCTTAATTTACTTAGCTAAAATCGAAAATGTCAATAATATATGTTGTGTATACTAAGGCTTCCCTAGATAATTTCATGTCAAAAGTCTAATAAAAAGACAAATAAAAAGTTACATtattgataggattcctcgaggagctgggctggcaagactagcccaccccctatcacgcaaaataggcgcaagacgtcgagttgcggaaaatcgcccgagctacaatacaaGTTACATTAagggtaaaaattaaatattatcgtTTGTTTTGTTCACTGTACTTTTTAACTGAATACAGCGACGTTGATatagcagttttttttaatcggcgATCAAACATAGACATCAGTATTGTtgatattaataacaattttaacCTATTAACCGCCGTAGTCTCAGGCAACAAGTCCATCCAACTCATAAATAAGACAAACGTGTAACTTCGTacgcggttaaaaggttaataactAAGTACATACCATACTCTATCCTCTTTTGCATTGGCATCGTCTCCCAATCCGAAAACACTTCAGTACACATTTCCCTCCACAGTCTGTGTTTGAACTTATTATGGCAGTGATACATTGGGTCATCTTTATCATACAATGGGGGTCGTTTTGACACCGCGTCTATTAGTTTGTATAAATTTATGTTGTTCACGTTCATATTTTTGGTCAAACGCTGTTTCTATATATTGATGTTTTGTGTGTTACCTGTTTTGGTTTATTAAATAGTGATGCACTTTGAAAGTTACTGCCCAAAGCGTAGCGTAGGTATTTAAgtgcctacctacttattgagTAGTAACCTATGCAAATTTAAAATTGGGAAATTTCTATGGTGGGTCTTACGAGGAGGTACATACCATATTCTATCCTCTTATGTAAGGTCATCGTCTCCCAATCGGAAAACACCTCCGTACAGGTTTCCCTCCACAGTCTCTTCTTGAACTTGCCGTGACAGAAATACATAGCGTTGTGTCTGTCATACAACGCTGGGCGTTTCGATACCGCATCTATCAGTTTGTATGAATCTATGTTGAGTACGTTCATATTTtaggctgtttaaaaaaaatggttttggGTGTTGCCTGCTGTTGTGTGTATGTATATCCCTACTTATTTCTTTATTCatttccttatttatttattcgaaATTCTCTCTCATTAGtcttaataaaaatgtaccttatatgtattacctaatatGTTTTTAAAGGTTTGAAATTCTAAATATATTGATAGCGAATTTTACTAACccaatagcacagaataaataatagtactaggtacagaagactcactctctaacaaaacgcgtctgttagtttgttacgatcagcacagatatggccgctaggtggcgacagcgccacgcgcggcttatggctttccccaaaattggtgtggaacggatgtacttttagctacctgtagcaaagcgacgaaatcgcggagtgagccacgcctaccaatagtaggtacataat of the Cydia fagiglandana chromosome 17, ilCydFagi1.1, whole genome shotgun sequence genome contains:
- the LOC134672603 gene encoding uncharacterized protein LOC134672603; this encodes MNVNNINLYKLIDAVSKRPPLYDKDDPMYHCHNKFKHRLWREMCTEVFSDWETMPMQKRIEYGRELKKRWKNLRTCFGREMSFQKKEYKDILDGREMKRRKRYEYFNRMLFLLSKEQKKEMEKIMAVTSSNHHADTTDHVDNQSEVNNDSNEIKTECPSPSEYEDDDNIMVIEPQEELKAENPFQNTEIVEGVSLNSLNCEEDKLFLLSLLKTFGKFDDRQKFEAKIQILQALKKIQFPDE